A region from the Mucilaginibacter sp. CSA2-8R genome encodes:
- a CDS encoding STAS domain-containing protein, whose protein sequence is MKFSVDKHEKYVLIKLNESKLNSLITPQLKSELILINTEGQRNIILDLCQVKFADSSGLSSLLVGHRLCKNAEGSFILTCLNDAVARLINISQLENVLTIVPTVEEAIDHVFMEEIEKELKREAK, encoded by the coding sequence ATGAAATTCTCTGTTGATAAGCATGAAAAGTATGTTTTGATTAAACTAAACGAATCAAAGCTCAATTCATTAATTACACCTCAATTAAAGTCTGAGCTGATTCTGATCAATACAGAAGGTCAGCGTAATATCATCCTGGATTTATGCCAGGTTAAGTTTGCTGATTCGTCAGGTTTAAGCAGCTTGCTGGTAGGCCACCGTTTGTGCAAAAATGCAGAGGGCAGCTTTATCTTAACTTGTTTAAACGATGCTGTTGCACGCTTAATCAACATCTCTCAATTGGAAAATGTATTAACCATTGTACCTACCGTTGAAGAGGCTATTGACCATGTTTTTATGGAAGAAATAGAAAAAGAACTGAAGAGAGAAGCAAAATAA
- a CDS encoding ribonuclease Z, with protein MKFEVTILGSSSATPIFNRNPTAQVLNINERLYLIDCGEATQLQMLRFEVRSSKIDHIFISHLHGDHYLGLVGLLSSMHLNGRVKPLKLFGPAPLKEIIDVQFKYSETKLNYELNFVATNSLTPEIILDNQDVIVETIPLDHRIPTTGFLFKQKKRLRKIIKAKAEALGIPVEHYPLLKKGAPFTAADGRVYKSEELTVEPDRPKCYAFCSDTIYNERYFDQIRDVDMLYHEATFLHNMLDRANKTFHTTAWQAGQVALQTNAKALLIGHFSARYKSLTELLDEASSVFPKTELAIEGNVYQIGDDMA; from the coding sequence ATGAAATTTGAGGTAACCATACTTGGCAGCAGTTCAGCAACACCTATTTTTAACAGAAATCCTACGGCACAGGTGCTCAATATCAATGAGCGCCTGTACCTCATAGACTGCGGCGAGGCTACCCAGCTCCAGATGCTGCGCTTTGAGGTTAGATCCAGTAAAATAGATCATATCTTTATAAGCCATTTGCACGGCGACCACTATTTAGGCTTGGTCGGCTTACTGTCGTCTATGCACCTCAACGGGCGTGTAAAGCCCCTAAAGCTATTTGGACCTGCACCGCTTAAAGAAATCATCGACGTACAGTTTAAATACTCAGAAACTAAGCTGAATTACGAGCTTAATTTTGTAGCTACCAATTCGCTTACGCCCGAAATAATATTAGATAACCAGGATGTTATCGTAGAAACCATTCCGCTCGATCATCGCATACCAACTACCGGCTTTTTATTTAAGCAAAAAAAGCGCCTTCGTAAAATTATCAAGGCTAAAGCCGAAGCATTGGGCATTCCGGTTGAACATTATCCGCTGTTAAAAAAGGGTGCGCCCTTTACCGCAGCAGACGGGCGGGTTTATAAAAGCGAAGAACTTACTGTTGAACCCGATAGGCCGAAGTGCTATGCTTTTTGCTCTGATACTATTTATAATGAGCGGTATTTTGATCAGATTAGAGATGTAGATATGTTATATCATGAGGCTACCTTTTTGCATAACATGCTCGACAGGGCTAATAAAACATTTCACACCACAGCCTGGCAGGCAGGGCAGGTGGCCTTGCAAACTAATGCCAAAGCGTTATTAATCGGGCATTTTTCGGCACGTTATAAAAGCTTAACGGAATTATTAGATGAGGCCAGCAGCGTTTTCCCAAAAACTGAATTAGCTATTGAAGGAAACGTCTACCAGATTGGTGACGATATGGCTTAA
- a CDS encoding phosphoribosylaminoimidazolesuccinocarboxamide synthase, with product MQAIKQTQFQFPGQTAYYKGKVRDVYTINNQYLVMIVTDRISAFDVVLPEAIPYKGQVLNQIAAHFLEATSDIVPNWVVSVPDPSVTIGKMCEPFKVEMVIRGYLAGHAWREYSAGKRQVCGVRMPDGLKENDKLPEPIITPTTKAAVGHDEDISKEDILAKGIVSAEDYEQLEQYTKALFARGTEIAAERGLILVDTKYEFGKADGKIYLIDEIHTPDSSRYFYSEGYQERQQNNEPQKQLSKEFVRKWLIENGFQGKDGQAVPEMTPEIVKSISDRYIELFEQITGNRFVKSDNQKVLLRVENAVKHALERL from the coding sequence ATGCAGGCAATTAAACAAACGCAATTTCAATTTCCAGGGCAAACAGCTTATTACAAAGGTAAGGTGCGCGATGTATATACCATCAACAACCAATACCTGGTAATGATTGTAACCGATCGTATATCGGCATTTGATGTAGTGCTTCCGGAAGCTATACCTTACAAAGGGCAAGTGTTAAATCAAATTGCGGCGCATTTTTTAGAAGCTACCAGCGATATTGTGCCTAATTGGGTGGTAAGTGTACCCGACCCAAGTGTTACTATCGGTAAAATGTGCGAGCCTTTTAAAGTGGAGATGGTAATACGTGGTTACCTGGCCGGCCATGCCTGGCGCGAATACAGTGCCGGTAAACGCCAGGTTTGCGGTGTAAGGATGCCTGATGGTTTAAAAGAAAACGACAAGTTGCCCGAGCCTATCATTACGCCTACCACCAAAGCAGCCGTTGGCCATGATGAGGATATTTCTAAAGAAGATATTTTAGCCAAAGGCATTGTGTCTGCTGAGGATTACGAGCAGCTGGAGCAGTATACCAAAGCCTTATTTGCCCGCGGTACCGAAATAGCTGCTGAACGCGGGTTAATTTTGGTAGATACCAAATACGAATTTGGTAAGGCCGATGGCAAAATCTATTTAATAGACGAAATTCATACCCCTGATTCTTCACGTTATTTTTACAGCGAGGGTTACCAGGAACGTCAGCAAAATAACGAGCCACAAAAGCAGCTATCCAAAGAGTTTGTTCGCAAGTGGTTAATTGAAAATGGGTTTCAGGGTAAAGACGGCCAAGCCGTGCCCGAAATGACACCAGAGATCGTGAAATCTATATCTGACCGGTACATTGAATTGTTTGAGCAGATTACGGGTAATCGTTTTGTAAAATCAGATAACCAAAAAGTCCTCTTACGTGTAGAAAATGCGGTTAAACACGCTTTAGAAAGATTGTAA
- a CDS encoding PhoH family protein, giving the protein MNELKISIEHINPAVLWGPNNDHFEIIKKQYPKLKIVARGSEVKVLGDEQELAFFNEKFGYLLQHVEKHDNLSITDLERILGAKHIEIKPSDQPNEKPGSTGEVIVFGHNGIMVKARTANQRRMVDSITKSDIMFAIGPAGTGKTYTAVALAVRALKNKEIKRIILTRPAVEAGENLGFLPGDLKEKIDPYLRPLYDALDDMIPPEKLKTYLENRTIEIAPLAFMRGRTLDNCFVILDEAQNATDMQLKMFLTRMGPTAKFIVTGDVTQIDLPKKQQSGLHTALRILTDIKGIEIIYLSGEDVVRHKLVRRILEAYGDIQ; this is encoded by the coding sequence TTGAACGAACTTAAAATATCAATTGAACATATCAACCCCGCCGTTTTGTGGGGGCCTAATAATGATCATTTTGAGATCATTAAGAAGCAATATCCTAAGCTAAAAATAGTGGCCAGGGGCAGTGAGGTAAAGGTGTTGGGCGATGAGCAGGAGCTTGCTTTTTTTAACGAAAAGTTCGGTTACTTGCTACAGCATGTTGAGAAGCACGACAATTTAAGCATCACGGACCTGGAGCGGATTTTAGGTGCTAAGCATATTGAAATCAAACCATCCGATCAGCCAAATGAAAAGCCAGGCAGCACCGGAGAGGTAATTGTATTTGGGCACAACGGTATCATGGTAAAGGCGCGTACCGCCAACCAGCGCCGTATGGTAGATAGTATCACCAAGAGCGATATTATGTTTGCTATTGGCCCTGCCGGTACTGGTAAAACCTATACTGCGGTAGCATTAGCGGTAAGAGCGTTAAAAAACAAGGAGATTAAACGCATAATCTTAACACGTCCGGCGGTTGAGGCAGGGGAGAACCTTGGTTTTTTACCTGGCGATTTAAAAGAGAAGATAGATCCTTATCTGCGCCCTTTGTACGATGCGCTTGATGATATGATTCCGCCTGAGAAGTTAAAAACTTACCTGGAAAATCGGACCATTGAGATTGCTCCGCTGGCGTTTATGCGCGGCCGTACACTGGATAATTGCTTTGTAATATTGGACGAGGCCCAAAACGCCACCGATATGCAGTTAAAAATGTTTTTAACCCGTATGGGGCCGACGGCCAAATTTATAGTGACGGGTGACGTAACCCAGATTGACTTGCCTAAAAAGCAACAATCGGGTTTACATACGGCCTTACGCATCCTAACCGATATTAAAGGCATCGAAATTATTTACCTGAGCGGCGAAGACGTAGTACGACACAAACTGGTAAGACGTATTCTGGAAGCTTACGGAGATATACAGTAA
- a CDS encoding MlaD family protein, giving the protein MKINNETKIGIVTVVGLVILILGFSYLKGNDVFSGSNKFYAIYRNVEGLTLSKPVLVNGFQIGHVSNMTLQSQSGFTVVEFKIDPKYPVPANTLARLESTDLLGSKAIIFEMGNSRELAEDKDTLRADIQGSLAQSLQPVQRKAELLMEKVDSSLAAINKILNPEFQRNVDRSFLSIANSLQTLEGTTKKIDRLVGAQAGHINGIMSNAEVLTTNLRTSTASLNTTTANFEKVSNDLANSNIKQTLDNANKTMADLQATVGRINSGKGSLGLLMNDDKMYNNLNEASANLNNLFIDLKAHPKRYVSFSVFGRKAD; this is encoded by the coding sequence TTGAAAATAAATAACGAAACTAAAATAGGCATTGTAACCGTTGTTGGCCTGGTTATCCTGATCTTAGGATTCAGCTACCTGAAAGGCAACGATGTTTTTTCCGGCTCTAACAAATTTTATGCTATATACCGCAATGTTGAGGGCTTAACTTTAAGCAAACCCGTATTAGTTAACGGTTTTCAGATAGGCCATGTATCTAACATGACTTTGCAATCGCAAAGTGGCTTTACGGTAGTTGAGTTTAAAATTGATCCTAAATATCCGGTTCCTGCCAATACCCTGGCCCGGTTAGAAAGTACTGACTTGTTAGGTAGTAAGGCAATTATTTTTGAAATGGGTAACAGCCGTGAGTTAGCCGAGGATAAAGATACGCTTCGTGCAGATATTCAGGGCAGTTTGGCACAAAGCCTGCAACCGGTACAACGTAAGGCTGAGTTGCTGATGGAAAAAGTTGACTCAAGCCTGGCCGCTATCAATAAAATTTTGAATCCTGAATTCCAGCGTAATGTTGACCGCAGCTTTTTAAGCATTGCTAATTCATTGCAAACACTTGAAGGCACCACCAAAAAAATTGATCGCCTGGTAGGTGCTCAAGCCGGACATATTAACGGCATCATGTCTAACGCAGAAGTGTTAACCACCAACCTGCGCACCAGCACAGCGAGCCTTAATACTACGACAGCTAATTTTGAAAAGGTAAGCAATGACCTGGCAAATTCAAACATTAAGCAAACGCTTGACAATGCCAACAAAACTATGGCCGATTTACAAGCTACCGTGGGTCGTATTAACAGCGGTAAAGGTTCATTAGGTTTGCTAATGAATGATGACAAAATGTACAACAACCTAAATGAGGCATCAGCCAACCTGAATAACTTATTTATTGATTTAAAGGCACATCCAAAACGTTACGTAAGTTTTTCGGTGTTTGGGCGTAAGGCTGACTAA
- a CDS encoding SAM-dependent chlorinase/fluorinase, giving the protein MAILTLTTDLGDKDIYQAVLKGSILRVLPTVNIVDITHTVAAFNIQQAAFILKNSFYYFPEETVHLIGIDTVYSDENKFLAIRYRKHFFVGADNGIFSLIFDEEPEAIMEIDIMQDLKFLHFPLSDIFVKAACHLANGGPLSEIGTPVAGIEKRMLLQPAIERNQIRGMVIYIDSFQNVITNITKDFFNRVQQGRRFILYFKRNETITHLSWHYNEVPEGEKLCLFGISDHLEIAINKGNASGLLGMNLGDSVIIDFQ; this is encoded by the coding sequence ATGGCAATATTAACTTTAACAACTGATTTGGGTGATAAAGATATCTATCAGGCGGTGCTGAAAGGCAGCATCCTGAGGGTATTACCCACGGTTAATATTGTTGACATTACTCATACGGTAGCTGCCTTCAATATACAGCAGGCAGCTTTCATTTTAAAGAACAGCTTCTACTACTTTCCGGAAGAAACCGTGCACCTGATTGGTATTGATACAGTGTATAGCGACGAGAATAAATTTTTGGCCATCAGATACCGCAAACACTTTTTTGTTGGAGCTGATAACGGCATTTTTTCGCTGATATTTGACGAGGAGCCGGAAGCGATTATGGAGATCGACATTATGCAGGACCTGAAGTTTCTGCATTTCCCGCTATCGGATATTTTTGTGAAAGCAGCCTGTCACTTAGCCAATGGTGGTCCGCTGAGCGAGATTGGTACACCTGTGGCCGGTATAGAAAAAAGGATGCTGCTGCAGCCTGCCATTGAACGTAACCAGATCAGAGGAATGGTAATTTATATCGATTCGTTTCAAAACGTAATCACCAACATTACCAAAGACTTTTTTAACCGGGTACAGCAAGGCAGGCGCTTTATACTCTACTTTAAACGCAACGAAACCATCACGCATTTAAGCTGGCATTATAACGAAGTGCCTGAAGGGGAGAAATTATGTTTGTTCGGTATAAGCGACCACCTCGAAATTGCTATT
- a CDS encoding N-acetylmuramoyl-L-alanine amidase yields the protein MKNKSFKLLIYGLSAFFVLFINVALATGHPIINDSSVVSNGFKLRTIVIDAGHGGRATGASGAYSLEKNVTLAIALKLQQAVQKEIKDLNVLMTRTTDVFVNNGLRAVMANDNKANLYISLHCNSLPNVRKVVNGKTVSVPNRSGKGVLLLVNIFRRSGEQVAAIMENQFAEEEKAYSKKEVTALSPEDAITLNFLRDKYRKQSIHLANLVNNEFVNTDGRNSLGVIEQGVQVLAQTSMPSILVETGFINNPEEEDYLNSDQGQNEIVNSIVRAIKQYKREVEQVPQ from the coding sequence ATGAAAAATAAAAGTTTCAAACTATTGATTTACGGTTTATCAGCATTCTTCGTTTTGTTTATAAATGTTGCACTTGCTACAGGCCATCCGATTATCAACGACTCGTCTGTCGTTTCTAACGGTTTTAAACTGCGCACCATTGTTATTGATGCCGGCCACGGCGGGCGGGCAACAGGTGCATCCGGAGCCTATTCATTGGAAAAGAATGTAACGTTGGCTATCGCGTTAAAATTGCAGCAGGCCGTTCAAAAAGAAATAAAAGATTTAAATGTTTTAATGACCCGCACAACTGATGTGTTTGTAAACAATGGTTTACGTGCGGTAATGGCTAACGACAATAAGGCTAATTTGTATATTTCACTGCACTGCAACTCATTACCTAATGTTAGAAAAGTAGTGAACGGAAAAACAGTTTCGGTACCTAACCGTTCAGGTAAAGGAGTTTTGCTGTTGGTTAACATCTTTAGACGGTCGGGCGAGCAGGTAGCGGCTATTATGGAAAACCAGTTTGCCGAAGAAGAAAAAGCATACTCAAAAAAAGAAGTAACCGCTTTATCACCGGAGGATGCCATAACGTTGAATTTTTTGCGAGATAAATACCGCAAACAAAGTATACACCTGGCCAACTTGGTAAATAATGAGTTTGTAAATACCGATGGCCGTAACAGTTTAGGCGTAATTGAGCAGGGCGTGCAGGTTTTAGCACAAACCTCAATGCCCTCAATACTGGTAGAAACAGGTTTTATTAACAACCCGGAAGAAGAAGATTACTTAAACTCAGACCAAGGACAAAACGAAATTGTAAATTCGATTGTTAGAGCAATCAAACAGTATAAAAGAGAGGTTGAACAAGTGCCTCAATAA